From the Theobroma cacao cultivar B97-61/B2 chromosome 2, Criollo_cocoa_genome_V2, whole genome shotgun sequence genome, one window contains:
- the LOC18608540 gene encoding uncharacterized protein LOC18608540 — MKNESFLDFVRTSLRKCHAENVNQLVVAGRRACRLLLGQLSLKLIEDIFLRYIDQPDDFKGPVDNEEFLYQSLKHLKNEGEMVDKIGSMEVLERKLRDLNRQKYEAQDKLRSYNPDMTKILSIPEAHLHQQFVMDAIRRIEKLKKAKLLEKEISPSKPHNVEIPIIEVKDSDLTTEESVNSKRNRNQSADDQKEETRLPTGPHLSISYLKTQKNWNLQNAEDITSRPHVLEV; from the exons ATGAAGAATGAAtcttttttagattttgtaCGGACTTCATTACGGAAATGCCACGCGGAGAATGTCAATCAGTTGGTTGTGGCCGGCAGACGTGCTTGCCGCCTTCTTCTCGGACAACTCTCATTAAAGCT GATTGAGGATATCTTTCTTCGTTATATTGACCAACCTGATGATTTCAAGGG ACCTGTTGACAATGAAGAG TTCTTGTACCAAAGCCTGAagcatttgaaaaatgaaggagAAATGGTGGATAAAATAGGAAG CATGGAG GTTCTTGAGAGAAAACTTCGTGATCTCAATCGGCAAAAATATGAAGCGCAGGACAAGCTgag atctTATAATCCAGATATGACAAAGATCCTCTCGATTCCTGAAGCTCATCTCCACCAGCAATTTGTTATGGATGCAATTCGACGAATAGAAAAGTTGAAA AAGGCAAAGCTGCTTGAAAAAGAGATTTCACCTTCAAAGCCCCACAATGTTGAG ATACCTATCATTGAGGTGAAGGACTCAGACTTGACAACTGAAGAATCCGTAAATTCTAAAAGAAATAG GAATCAATCAGCTGATGATCAGAAAGAGGAAACTCGGCTACCCACCGGACCGCATCTAAGCATTAGCTACCTCAAAACCCAGAAGAATTGGAACCTTCAAAATGCGGAGGACATTACATCAAGGCCACATGTGTTAGAGGTGTAA